In Solidesulfovibrio carbinoliphilus subsp. oakridgensis, the sequence CCTTATCGGCCGAGGCCACGTAGCTTATGGCCACATCCGCGCCGTGTTCGGCCAGGGCCCGGGCCGTGGCCGCGCCAATGCCGCGCGAGCCGCCGGTGACGAGGGCGATTTTTCCTGCCAGATCCTTGCACATAAAACGTCTCCCTCTGTTCGGGTAAGGATTTTCGAGTCCTATCCCGGCATACGGAGACCGGCCACAGGCGTCAAACGAATTTCTGGTGACGTGCGAAGGAACATCCACCCCGTTGGGGAGGGTCCGGGAGGGGGTGGAAAATCCCCTCCCGGCCGCCGGAGGCATTCTTTTCTTTTCCTACTTCCTTAACAAACGCAGTCCATTGGCGATGACAAGCAGGCTTGTGCCCATGTCGGCGAACACGGCCAGGAGCATGGAGCCGTAGCCGAAAAAGGTCAGCACGAGGACCAGTCCCTTGAGGCCGAGGGCCAGGGCGATGTTCTGCTTGAGCGTCGTCACCGTGACCCGGGAGAGCTGGATGAAAGCGGCCAGCTTTCGCAGGTCGTCGTCCATGATGGCCACGTCCGCCGTCTCGATGGCCGCGTCGGTGCCGGCCGCACCCATGGCGAAGCCGATGTCGGCCCGGGCGAGCGCCGGGGCGTCGTTTATGCCGTCGCCGACCATGGCCACGAGCCGCCGCCTGTCCGTCGGGCCGGCCTCTTTCCCGGTCAGCTCGTCCACGGCGGTCGCCTTGTCGGCCGGCATCTGGTCGCCCCGGGCCGCGTCGATGCCGACTTCCCGGGCAATGGCCGCCACGGTGTGGGCGTTGTCGCCGGAAAGGAGGACCGTTTCGACGCCCAGGGCATGGAGCGCGGCCACGGCCTCCCGGCTGTGGCCGCGAAGGGCGTCGGCGGCCGCGAAAAGGGCCAGCACGCCGGTGGCGTCGGCCAAAAGGACGGTGGTTTTGCCCGTGTTTTCGAGGGCGGCCAGCCGCTCTTCCAGGGCCGGGGAGCACAGGCCGAGCTCTTCGATCAACCGGTGGTTGCCCAGGTGGTAGGTCTTGCCGTCGATGGTCCCCCGGACGCCGAGGCCGGGCAGGGCCGTGAAATCGGCCACATGACGGGGGACCACGGCGTCGTCGGTGGCGGCGGCGGCCACGGCCCGGGACACGGGATGGTCCGAGCGGCCGGCCAGGCTCGCGGCCACGGCCCGGTTGTCCGAGGCCTGGCCGGCGAGATTGACGCAATCCGTCTGCACCGGCCGGCCGGTGGTCAGCGTGCCGGTCTTGTCGAGGACCACCGTGCCGATGGCGTGGCCCTGTTCCAGGAAAAGCCCGCCCTTGATCAGGATGCCGCGCCTTGCGGCGGCGGCCAGACCGCTGACCACGGACACGGGCGTGGAAATGACCAGGGCGCAGGGGCAGGCGATGACCAGGAGGACCAGCCCCTTGTAGATCCAGTCGGCAAACGCGCCGCCGAACAAAAGCGGCGGCACCACGGCCACGAGCAGGGCGAAGCCGAAGACCGACGGCGTGTAGACGGCGGCGAACCTGTCCACGAACCGCTGGGTCCGGGCCTCCTTGCCCGGCGAGGCCACCACGGCCCGGGTGATGCGGGCGAGCGTCGAGTCGTCGGCCCGGGCGGTGGTGACCAGGAGCAGCTCGCCTTCCTGGTTGATGGTGCCGGCGTAAAGCGCGTCTCCGGGACTCTTTTCCACCGGCAGGCTCTCGCCGGTGATGGGCGACTGGTCGAGCGCGGAGCGGCCCTCGGCCACCACGCCGTCAAGCGGCACCCGTTCGCCGGGCCGCAGCCGCACGAAGGCTCCGACCGGCACCTCGGCCGCCGGCACGGTCGCAAACCCGCCGTCCGGGCGGCGCACGGTGGCCTGCTCCGGGGCCAGGGCGAGCAGGGCCGTGACCGCACCGTTGGCCCGGGCCAGGGAATAGGACTCGATTTCTTCGGCAATGGCGAAAAGGACCATGACCATGGCCGCTTCGGGAAACTGGCCGAGGAGCAGGGCCCCTGTGGCCGCGATGCTCATCAGCGCGTTGATGTTCAGGTTGCGGTTTTTGAGCGCGATAAAGCCCTTTTTATAAATCGGCAGGCCGCAGGCCAGGATGGCGGCCAGGGCGCAGACAGCCGGCAGCCAGGGCCGGCCCCAGCCGAGCCATTCGGCCACCTCGGCCAGCACGGCCATGGTCAGGGCGGCGCCCTGGACCGGCGTGATCCAGGCGCCGGCCGGTTGCGCGGCCATCCGGGCGGCCGCCCCCCTGGCCGTGACCGGCACGGCCTCCATGCCGAGCGCCGCCACGGCCGCGATGATGGCGGCCGTGTCCGGCAGGTCGTGGTGCACGGTCAGCTCCCGGGCCAGCAGGTTGAACCGCAGCCCGGCCACGCCCGGCATGTCGGCCAGGACCTTGCGGATCATCCGCTCCTCCACCGGGCAGTCCATGGCCTCGATGCGAAAGGTGTCGCTGCGGGCGGCCTCGGGCGCGGGACCGTCGTCCCGGGGGGCGGCCGCCCCAGTCGGGCAGGCGCCGTCGCCGCAGCAGCAGGGAGCCGGACGGCCGGCATCAAGCGGTTCGAGCGGGACATGGCCGGAGCCATGGGAATGGTCGTGGGCGGACATGGCAGATCCTCCTTGCCTGGGACGGCCCTATGAGACACCCTGGAGCGACTACAGGGTCAAGCCCTTTTTTCTCGGAGGGAAAAAATATGCGCATCGGCGAATTGGCCAGGCGGACCGGCTGCCGGCCGGACACCGTCCGTTTTTACGAGCGGGAGGGACTGCTCGCCGAGCCGGCCCGCACCGAAGGCAACTACCGGCTCTACGACGCCGTGCATCTGGCCCGGCTGACTTTTATTCGCAACTGCCGGGCTCTGGAGATGAACCTGGACGAGATCCGGCTGCTTCTGGCCGTCCTGGACGGCACCGGCCACGACTGCGGCGAGGTGGTCACGGTCCTTGGGGCGCACATCGGCCACATCGCCGACCGCATCGCCCGGCTTCAGGCCCTGCAAGGCCAGTTGCTGGCCCTGCGGGAGCTGTGCACCGGGGTCACGCCCGTGGACCAGTGCGCCATCATCAAGGAGCTGACGGAGCCGGGGAGCGTGCCCCTGGAGCCGGGAGGCGGGAGTGGGGAGGAGGGTTGCGGGAAGAGGAAGATGCCTCCGGCGGCCGGGAGGGGGTGACCCCCTCCCGGACCCTCCCCACCGGGGGATGGGAGGCACGGCGAAGTCGGCCACACCGACCCACGCCCGTGCGCAACCGCATTCCCACCCGCTTTCCCTATTTGAATACGCCCCTTTCGGGGGGTCCGGGGGGGATGATCCCCCCCGGCCGCCGGAGGCCTCTTCCCTCTTCTCAAAAAGCGTACGGTTCGCTGGTCTTCCACTGGTACATGTAGACCTGCTCGGGCGGGACCGGGGCGCTTTCCAGGTGGTCGGTGGCGAAGAGGGCGGCCTGGGCGATGGAGGAGAAGGCCTGGCCGGGCAGGGTGTATTCGTTGCGTTCGTCCTGGGGCGCGTCGGCCAGGCGGCCGTAGGCCACGACCCAGCTCTTGTCTTCCGGGGGCGTGGCGCCCTGGGGCAGCCGGACGCGAAAGCCCACGGCCGTGCCGTCGGCGTAGCAGCACCAGACGGCCAGACGGTAGAGCACGAATTCGCCCTTGGCGTCGAGGGCGGCGTCGCGGTGGACGGTGCCGCGCATGGCGTAGGGTTTGTCGAAGGCCTCGGCGTGGCCTTTGGCCGCGATGTCGTAGAGTTCGCCGGTATTGATGGGGATGTACTCCCGGCCAAGCGCGACCAGGCGGGAGGGGACGGGGCCGGCGGGTTCGGGGGCGGGCAGGGTCGGGGCGACGCTAAAGGGATCGCTGTCGATCGTGCCGGAGAGGGCCTGGACGCCGCCCTGGGTCAGGACGATCATGGCCAGGAGACAGAGGTAGCAGGCGGCCCGGCCGAGGCTTGGCCGGGACACGGGCCGGATGGCGGCAAAGGCGCCGAGGATGGCCAGGACGGTGGCGGCGCCGAGAGTCAGGGGCGCGAATTTAGGGTTTAAAAACATCCAGTAGTTGCCGGCCGCAGCCAGCCAGAGGAGAAAGCCGGCCAGGGCCAGCATGGCCAGGCCGTCGAGGCGGGCGGCAAGGGCGTGGAAACGGCGGGTCATGACGCGCCTCCGGTGGCCAGGCCCAGGGCGACGCAGACGACAAAGACGATGGCGGCCGGCACCCAGGCCAGGACGCGCACCAGCCGGGGCGTGAAGACCTGCCGCCACATGAGCACGAGTTTGAGGTCGAGCATGGGGCCAAGGGCCAGGAAGGCCAGTTTGGCCGCCTGGGGAAAGGTGGAGAAGCTGGCGGCCACGAAGGCGTCGGCCTGGGAGCAGAGCGACAGGCCGACGGCAAGCGCCATCATGCCCGGAATGGCCAGGGCTAGGTCGTTTTCCATGGCCATGATGACCGAGGCCGGGACATAGGCCTTAAACGCCGCGGCCACCATGGAGCCGAAGACCAGCACCTTGGCCATGTCGAGAAAATCGGCCATGGCGTGGGTCAGGGCCGAGGCGGCCTGCTGCCGGCGATCGGGCCCCAGGGCGGCCACCGGCAGGGCGTCGGCCAGGGAGCCGAAGAGCGGCGCCGGGCCGTCCGCCGGAGACGCGGCCAGGGCATGGCCGTCCGCGTGGCCGTGAGCCTGTCCGGGGACGTGGTCGTGGCCGCAGCCGCAGGCCGGTTCGCGGCCGGCCAGGGGTTTTAGGAGGCTTTCGGCCTTTTGCCCGCCGGCGAACCAGCCGACGGCGAGCGCCGCCACCGAGACCACGAGACAGCGCCATACGGCCATGGTGGGGTCGCCCCGGAAGGCGACCAGGGTGGCCAGGATGGAGACCGGGTTGATGACCGGCGCGGCCAGCATGAAGGCCAGGGCCGCGCCCGGGGGCACGCCTTTGCCCATGAGCCGGCGGGCGAGATAGACCACGCCGCATTCGCAGCAGGGCGTGGCCGCGCCAAGGGCCAGGCCGAAGAAGGTGGCCGCCAGCCGCCCCTTGGGCACCAGCCGTTCCACCCGCTCGCGCGGCACATAGGCCTCCACCAGCCCCGAGGCCAGGGACCCGAGGAGCAGGAAGGGCAGGGCCTCGAAGACGATCGAGAGGGCGGCCTGGGCGAAAAGGTCGATGTTGTGGAGGGCGTTCATGCCGGCTGGGGCTCCGGGGCTGCGGCCGGGACCGGGGCCTCGTCCAGGCGGTAGGGGGCGGCCGCGTCCGGGCCGGCCGGGGCGAAGCGGACCACCCGCTGGTGGAAGGCGGCCAGGGCCGGCCGGTGGGCGATGCTCAGGATGCCCGTGTCCGGCAGCCGGGAGACGAGCAGGGCATAGAGGGCCTTTTCCGAGGCCTCGTCCAGGGCCGAGGTGGC encodes:
- a CDS encoding permease gives rise to the protein MNALHNIDLFAQAALSIVFEALPFLLLGSLASGLVEAYVPRERVERLVPKGRLAATFFGLALGAATPCCECGVVYLARRLMGKGVPPGAALAFMLAAPVINPVSILATLVAFRGDPTMAVWRCLVVSVAALAVGWFAGGQKAESLLKPLAGREPACGCGHDHVPGQAHGHADGHALAASPADGPAPLFGSLADALPVAALGPDRRQQAASALTHAMADFLDMAKVLVFGSMVAAAFKAYVPASVIMAMENDLALAIPGMMALAVGLSLCSQADAFVAASFSTFPQAAKLAFLALGPMLDLKLVLMWRQVFTPRLVRVLAWVPAAIVFVVCVALGLATGGAS
- a CDS encoding heavy metal translocating P-type ATPase codes for the protein MSAHDHSHGSGHVPLEPLDAGRPAPCCCGDGACPTGAAAPRDDGPAPEAARSDTFRIEAMDCPVEERMIRKVLADMPGVAGLRFNLLARELTVHHDLPDTAAIIAAVAALGMEAVPVTARGAAARMAAQPAGAWITPVQGAALTMAVLAEVAEWLGWGRPWLPAVCALAAILACGLPIYKKGFIALKNRNLNINALMSIAATGALLLGQFPEAAMVMVLFAIAEEIESYSLARANGAVTALLALAPEQATVRRPDGGFATVPAAEVPVGAFVRLRPGERVPLDGVVAEGRSALDQSPITGESLPVEKSPGDALYAGTINQEGELLLVTTARADDSTLARITRAVVASPGKEARTQRFVDRFAAVYTPSVFGFALLVAVVPPLLFGGAFADWIYKGLVLLVIACPCALVISTPVSVVSGLAAAARRGILIKGGLFLEQGHAIGTVVLDKTGTLTTGRPVQTDCVNLAGQASDNRAVAASLAGRSDHPVSRAVAAAATDDAVVPRHVADFTALPGLGVRGTIDGKTYHLGNHRLIEELGLCSPALEERLAALENTGKTTVLLADATGVLALFAAADALRGHSREAVAALHALGVETVLLSGDNAHTVAAIAREVGIDAARGDQMPADKATAVDELTGKEAGPTDRRRLVAMVGDGINDAPALARADIGFAMGAAGTDAAIETADVAIMDDDLRKLAAFIQLSRVTVTTLKQNIALALGLKGLVLVLTFFGYGSMLLAVFADMGTSLLVIANGLRLLRK
- a CDS encoding Cd(II)/Pb(II)-responsive transcriptional regulator, whose translation is MRIGELARRTGCRPDTVRFYEREGLLAEPARTEGNYRLYDAVHLARLTFIRNCRALEMNLDEIRLLLAVLDGTGHDCGEVVTVLGAHIGHIADRIARLQALQGQLLALRELCTGVTPVDQCAIIKELTEPGSVPLEPGGGSGEEGCGKRKMPPAAGRG